The Pseudomonas sp. SCA2728.1_7 DNA segment TCGCCGAGCAAGGTTTCATCAGCGGCGAATGGCCGGCGGCGCCGGGCGAGCGCTGCGAAGGCCTGCCGTTCGAGGGCACCGAATACCTGTTCGCGCCGCATCATGGCGTGGTGAGTTTCTTGCGCAATGCCGGTGAATGGGTTGAGAAGGGCGATGCGCTGTTTGAAGTGGTGGACCCGTTGCAGGATCGCGTGACCACCGTGCGCGCCGGCACCAGTGGCGTCTTGTTTGCGCTGGATCGCGGGCGCTACACCGAGCCGGGGATCTGGCAGGCGAAAGTGGCGGGGCGGGTGGCGTTTCGGACGGGTAAGTTGACGAACGACTGACGGATCTTCGTTGGGGCTAATGGCCTCATCGCGAGCAGGCTCACTCCTACAGGGGAACGCATTCCAAATGTAGGAGTGAGCCTGCTCGCGATGGCGGCATCAGCAGCACCACCGAATTTGGATCCTCGCCGCAGGATGTTAGGCTCCCCCCCCGAACCCGACTCTCCGTGAAGGAAGGCTCTATGTTGAAGGTCTTTGCTCTGTTGACCCTGCTGGCGTCCACCGCCGTGCAGGCGCAAACCACGCTGCTATCCGATCTGCCGCTCAAGTACCTCGAACAGGTGCACGCCGACGCCGAAGCGCGGCCGCTGGTGATTTTCCTGCATGGCTACGGCAGCAACGAAGCCGATCTGATCGGCATGAAATTTCAGCTGCCGGCGCAATACAACTACCTGTCGGTGCAGGCACCGCTGTCATTGGGTGAAGGGCGTTTCCAGTGGTTTCGCAAGAAAGGTGAAGGCGCCTACAACGGCGAGACCGATGATCTGAAGGTCAGTGGCCAGAAACTGCGCGACTTTATCGCGCAAGCGGCGCAGAAATATCACACCACTCCGGACAAGGTGTACCTGATCGGCTTCAGTCAAGGCGCGATGATGACCTACGAAGTGGGGCTGCGGCCGCCAGTGGCGGTCGGCGGGATCGCGGCGTTGAGCGGGCGTTTATTGCCGGTGTTGAAGGCTGAGCTGAAGGACGGGCAGGCGCCGTTGCCGCTGAGCATCTTTATCGGCCACGGTACCGCCGATAATCCCGTGCCGTACAAAAACGGCACCGAGGCCAACACGCAACTACAGAAACTCGGTTACAAACCGCAGTTCCACGCCTATCCCGGCGTCGGCCACAGTATCAGTGCGGCCGAGCTGCGCGACTTGAATGGCTGGCTGCAGCAGCTCAATCCTTGAGGATGGTTTTCACCAAGGCATCGTGACCTTTCTTGTCACTGGCGCGGGAGATCACCTGCACCAGCGCCATTTTCGTGCCGGAGCCGGCCATCAGCGTAGTGTTGAGGGTCTGGCCGCCGCCCTGGGTCGCGGTGCTGTCGACCTGACGCAGGCCGAGGCCGGTGCCTTTTTGGGTCAGGCTCTTCTCGCTGAGTTTGTTGAAGTCCGGCAGGGCCTTGCGTTGGTCTTCGATGAAACTCGCCACGCTGCCATCGAGGAACTGGCCGTCGTTGTCCTTGACGTGCTGGCCTTCGGGAATCTTGTTCTCAGCGGTAATGACCACGGTTTTTGTGGCCTCGTTGGTGTACATCGTGCCCGTGGTCCCGCTCGGGCTGGTCGGCAGCGGGTCGGCGACGAAACCTTTTGGCAACACAAAAGTGAACTTACCCTCGAGCATCGAGACTTTCTCGGTGCCGGCATTTTTCTTGGCCGCTTGCGCGTGGAGGGCGCCGAAACCGGCGAGGGCCGCCACTAGCAGGACGACGGCTTTTTTGCTCAACAATGACATGTGAATCTCCGGTGGATGGTCGCGCGAGGCGGGCGATCATCCCACGGAGGAGGGCGGGCGTTCCAGCGCGAATCATCCGAGCGGTTACTGCGCCTGCGCTTTCGCCAACGGACGGGCCAACAGCCGTTTGGTCACGCCGAGCATGGCCACCGACACCGCCACACCGACGGCGAATCCACTCAGGCCCATGCTTGGCAAAGTCAGTGCCGAGACCAGACAAAACGCCGAAAACGAATACATGCCGGTCGCCGTCGCCCGTAACAATGCGGCGGTAAATGCCGGGCCGCGCGTCTGTTGCGAGAACACCGCCATCACACTGCCGAGCACCGGGAACACCGCGAGCAAACCGCTCCAGCGCTCGCCGACGGTGCTGGCGAGCATCGTCACCACCAAGGTCAACGCGGCGCCGGCGATCATCCGCCAGATCAATCTGTCCGACTTCGGCGCCGGGCCGTTCAACACCGGTTGCACCGTGGGAAACAGATACGGCGATGCCAGCAGCGCAATTGCCGCCGCTGCCACTGAAAACGGCAGCGACGCCGGGATCAGCGACAACATCCCCGCGATGATGGCCCATACCGACAGCGACGCCGTCAGCGCCAGTGGCCAGTTCGCCCGCTGCGCGACCTGCGCGTAGGTGATGCAAAACGCAATCATCGCGAACATCGCCGATAACGCCGCCACCGCCGACTGCGCGGCAAACCCCGGACCCTGCTCGATGGCGAGGAAAAACAGAATCGGCCCGACCACCACCGGCAATCCCGACAGCCACCCGGCCACACTCGGCCCCCAGCGTTTGCCCGCCAGGGAAATCAGCAGCAGAAAACCGGGAATCAGCAGCAGTTTGAGGATCAGCACGCAGGAGTCTCCATCCGTTGAAGGTTCGCCACGTTAGCATTGTCGATCGGCGATTGCTGCCTATGTGTGCGGTTTTTGTATACAAAGTGCCGGCGACGATACCCGGCTATGCTTTGACTATCAGGGCTTGCCGGAGTCGATACCGCGATGAACAGAACACCCAAGGTGTTACGGGGATGTTGCGGCATCGGCTTGTGGGCGCTATT contains these protein-coding regions:
- a CDS encoding prolyl oligopeptidase family serine peptidase, translating into MLKVFALLTLLASTAVQAQTTLLSDLPLKYLEQVHADAEARPLVIFLHGYGSNEADLIGMKFQLPAQYNYLSVQAPLSLGEGRFQWFRKKGEGAYNGETDDLKVSGQKLRDFIAQAAQKYHTTPDKVYLIGFSQGAMMTYEVGLRPPVAVGGIAALSGRLLPVLKAELKDGQAPLPLSIFIGHGTADNPVPYKNGTEANTQLQKLGYKPQFHAYPGVGHSISAAELRDLNGWLQQLNP